TTCAGCCGCAATACTTGGATATGACGCACCACAGCATCGGGCAGGGAGAGTTGCTGGCCGGCCGCGAGCTCGGCGTCTAGATAAAACCTGGGCATGGGATATTGAAAGTCGCTGTTGATACCGGTATTTTGCTAGGTTTGCCCCATTCGGCAAACCGCTTTCGCGCCGAAACGACGCAGGGAGAACAGGATGCAAGTGCTGGAACAGGTGATGCAACTGGTGCGCGACGTGGCCGCCCGCGAGGTGATGCCGCGCTTTTTGCGCGTCGGCAAGAGCCGCAAGGACGACGGCACCCTGTTCACCGAGGCCGATCTCGCCTGCCAGGGCGAGCTGCAGCGCCGCCTGCCCGCCATCCTGCCGCACCCGGTGCTGGGCGAGGAGATGGAGCGCGAGGAGCAGGATGCGCTGTGGGCCGCCAACCAGGATGGCCTGTGGGTGGTGGACCCGATAGACGGCACCACCAACTTCGTCAACGGCCTGCCCTATTTCGCCATCTCGGTGGGCCTGATGGTGGCCGGCAAAAGCGAGTTGGGCGTGATCTACAACCCGGTATCGGACGAGATGTTCTACGCCCGCCGCGGCCAGGGCGCCTGGCTCAACGGCCACCGGCTGCCGTTGAAGACCATCAACAACTGCATGGGCGACGCCATCGCCAGCGTCGAGGTCAAATACCTGCGCTCCGGCAAGCTGGCCGCCCGCATCGGCAGCGTGGCCCCTTGCGGCAGCCAGCGCAACATGGGCTCCAGCACGCTGGACTGGTGCTTCCTCGCCGCAGGCCGTTACGACCTCTACCTGCACGGCGGCCAGCGGCTGTGGGATTACGCCGCCGGCGCCGTCATCGCCGAGGAAGCCGGCGCGCGTCTCGCCAGCCTCAACACCGACGATTACTGGGACGACGTGATCTGGAAGCGCTCGGTGATAGGCGCCATCACCCCCGAGCTGTTCGCGCAGTGGCACCGCTGGGTGCGGGCCAACCAGTAAGCGCTATTTCAAACGGTTCCAGTTGAGAATCGCCTCCTTCTTGTTGTCGGCCTGGGCGCCGATCGCCGGGCAGTTGCCTTTGTCCGGGTAGCGGCTGCACTGCACCCAGATGCGGCGGGAGCCCGCCTTCACCAGTTCGGCGCGCGCGCCGCACTTGGGACAGGGTTGCGGGGTCAGGGGTGCGGTTTCCGTCATCGCCATTCTCTTTCGTTCTCAAGCAAAAAACGGGGCCCAGCGGGCCCCGTCGGTTTCGTCATTCAGCCTGAGCGAAGCTTAGCGTCTGCGCGCCTGGGCCGACAAGTTCAAGTTCTGCTTGCGCAGGAAGTCGGCCACCATCTGGCCCAGCAGCACGTGGGTGTGGGTGGTCGGGTGCAGATTGTCCCAGAACACGTAGGCGTCGGCGTTGGCGCACTCCGCGCGCGGCGTCTGCGGCAAGATGTACGGCAAGCTGGCATTGGCCGCCACGTTCAGGCAGGGCTGCGTGGTGTTGGTCACCTGGTACTTGGCCGGATTGGCCAGCAGATCGTTGAACATGCCGTAAGCGTCGAACAGCTTGAGCTTGAGCGCCGCGCCGTGCTTCTGCTGCAGATTGGCCACCAGCGTCGCCAGCTTGGCGTTGTAGTCCTTCACTTGCTGCGCCAGCTGCGGCGCCTTGCCGCTAGCCGAGCCGGACGGCGTGCGCGACAAATCGGGCAGGCTCAGCACCACGATGTTGCGGCCGCCGGCGGCGACGATCTTGTCCAAAGCCTTGCCCTGGTCGGCGATCACCTGATCCACGGCGCGGCCGTAGTTGAGCAGGTCGTTGCCGCCGATCAGCATGGTGAACAACGTGTTTTCCGCGCGGTAGTTCGGCGCCTTCTGCATGTACTGGGTCCAGGAGTCCACTTGCTGCAGCAGGCCCGGCACCACCAGGTGGCTGTCGGCGGCGGAGCCGCCAATCGCCCAGTTGTAGAACGGCAGCTTCAACTGATCGGCCAGATGTTCGACCCAGACGCGGCCGTTGCTGAAGCGGCCGATATACCAGCTGCTGGCCACCGGCAGCCGCCATTGCGAGGCGCCGTACATGTTCTGGGTGTCGGACAGGCTGTCGCCGAACACTACCATGCGGTTGATCGCATTGCCCTGGTTGGCGCTGTCCAGCGTCCAGATGGTGTGGTTGTACGACATCGCGTTGTTGGCGGCGGCGAACAGCGCCAGCGGACGGTTGATGCCCTGCTTCGCCAGCGTCTGCTGGCACGCCGCGCGCAGCGCGTCCTGGCTGACGTCGCTGTAGAACATGTTCTTCAGCGCGACGAAGCTGCCCGACCACCAGTAGCCATTGACGCGGTAGTAATCGCCGCTGGACGGATCCGTAGCCCACACGTAGTCGGTTTGCGGCTGGTTGGCCGCCGGACTCTTGCGGTAATAGCAGCGCAGATACGTGTAGGTGGCGCTGCCCGGTTGCGGTTTGGCCTGGCTGGAGGCGGCGCGCGCCTCGCTGCCGGACAAGGGCTTGCCGGCGGAAATCACGCCGTCCAGCTCTTCGCTGGGCGGCTGTTCGGACTGGGCTTGCGCGTGGCCGCAGGCCAGCGCGCCTGCCAGCAGTGACAGAACGATGGTTTTTTTCATGTATTCACCCGATACCTTGTTTGTTTTCAATGGAATGCCCGTCGCTGCCATCCAGTCGCGATTAAGGCGTTCGCGCCGGTCGGGGCTTCCTGGCAAGCAGGATATCAGTCGTTTACATTTAAAATAAAGTGTTAATTTTAAACAATTAAACTGATTTAATCGTCAGTTGTCCTGGCTCAAACATGAAAAAAGCCGCGCCATCGCGCGGCCCATTTCTTTGAGAATGACTCTCAAACACTAAGCAGCACAACCTTCAGCGGGTGTTTGCCATCCTGACTAGGGAAGTCCTCGTCCGGCGCGATCCACTCCGCCTCCCGCACTTCGCGGCCGGCTTTGGCCGCGCTGCGCTTCAGCGACTCCAGCCAGGCGTCGCCGTCCACTTCTGCAACATTATTGCAACAAACCAGCATGCCGCCCGGCGCGGTGGCCAGCAGCGCCGGCTTGAACAGCGCCTGATAGTCGTTGACCAAATCCACCACGCCGAAGGGGCTCTTGGAGTATCGCGGCGGGTCCAGGAACACCAGATCGAACTGGCGCGCCTCCAGCTTGGGGAAGGGAGGCATGCGTTTGCCGCGCACGCGGTCCGGCTGGCCGATGCCGGAAAGCTGGCGCACTGCCGCGAACACGTCGCTGTGCAGGCAGCGCGGACGGGTGGCCAGCAGGTTCAGCTTGGCGTTGGCGCGGCCGACGCTGAGGCTGGATTCGGAGAAATCCACGTTCAGCACGAAATTGGCGCCGGCCTTGGCCGCCGCCACGCCCACGCCGCAGGTGTAGGAGAACAGATTGAGCACGCTCTTGCCCTCGGCCAGCTGCATCACGCGGCGGCGCGCGGCGCGCAGGTCCAGGAACAGCCAGGGATCCTGTCCCTTGTGGCGCGCCTGGTAATGGAAGGCGACGCCGTTTTCGCGGATGGCCACGTCCTGCTCGGCCACCGCCTGCTCGGCCAGCGGCAGCGCGTTGCGCACGCGGGAGTTGGCCTCGCTGCGGTCGTTGTACACCAGCGCCAGCTCCGGCAGCGTCTCGCGGTAATGGGCGCGGATTTCCTCCAGTTCGGCGTCGGATAGCGACTGATGGAAGCTCTGCGCCAGGATTTGCTCGCCGTAGCGGTCTATGGTCAGGCCGGGCGCGCCCTCCACGCTGCCGTGGAACAGGCGGTAACAGTTGGTGTCTTCGGCGGCCAGGCGCTCGGTCAGCTCGGCGCGCGCCGCATCGGCGCGGCGAAGGAGTTCGGTCAGGGTGGACATGGGGGCTTTCGATTACGGTTCGGCCGGGCCGCAGGCATGCCTGCGGCCGGAGCAAAACCGAATTGTAAGCCCTGGCGGGCGGCGCGCCAAACGCCGCCCCAGGCCGCGCATCAGCGCTTGAGGTTGGGAAGGGCGCCGCCGGCGCCGAGATAGTCGGCCACCGCGTTGCCCAGCACCAGGTGGGTGTGGGTGGTCGGATGCAGAGTGTCCCAGAACACGAAGCTGTCCGCGTTGCCGCAGTTGGCGCGCGGCGACTGGCTCTGCATGTAGTTCAACGCCGAATCGCTGTTGATGTTCAGGCAGGACTGGGTTGTATTGACCACCTGATACTTGCCCGGATTGGTCAACACGTCATTGAACATCGCGTAGCTGTCGAACACGCGCAGGTTGAGGCTGCTGCCGTACTGGTCGCGCAACGAAACGGCCAGCGCGTCCAGCTTCTGGTTCAGATCCTTCACCTGCGCCGCGACCGTGGCCGCGCCGCCCTTCAGTTGGTACACCGGCGCGCGCGACACGTCAGGCAGCTTCAGCAC
This genomic window from Chromobacterium phragmitis contains:
- a CDS encoding inositol monophosphatase family protein, whose amino-acid sequence is MQVLEQVMQLVRDVAAREVMPRFLRVGKSRKDDGTLFTEADLACQGELQRRLPAILPHPVLGEEMEREEQDALWAANQDGLWVVDPIDGTTNFVNGLPYFAISVGLMVAGKSELGVIYNPVSDEMFYARRGQGAWLNGHRLPLKTINNCMGDAIASVEVKYLRSGKLAARIGSVAPCGSQRNMGSSTLDWCFLAAGRYDLYLHGGQRLWDYAAGAVIAEEAGARLASLNTDDYWDDVIWKRSVIGAITPELFAQWHRWVRANQ
- a CDS encoding Lar family restriction alleviation protein yields the protein MTETAPLTPQPCPKCGARAELVKAGSRRIWVQCSRYPDKGNCPAIGAQADNKKEAILNWNRLK
- a CDS encoding SGNH/GDSL hydrolase family protein, translated to MKKTIVLSLLAGALACGHAQAQSEQPPSEELDGVISAGKPLSGSEARAASSQAKPQPGSATYTYLRCYYRKSPAANQPQTDYVWATDPSSGDYYRVNGYWWSGSFVALKNMFYSDVSQDALRAACQQTLAKQGINRPLALFAAANNAMSYNHTIWTLDSANQGNAINRMVVFGDSLSDTQNMYGASQWRLPVASSWYIGRFSNGRVWVEHLADQLKLPFYNWAIGGSAADSHLVVPGLLQQVDSWTQYMQKAPNYRAENTLFTMLIGGNDLLNYGRAVDQVIADQGKALDKIVAAGGRNIVVLSLPDLSRTPSGSASGKAPQLAQQVKDYNAKLATLVANLQQKHGAALKLKLFDAYGMFNDLLANPAKYQVTNTTQPCLNVAANASLPYILPQTPRAECANADAYVFWDNLHPTTHTHVLLGQMVADFLRKQNLNLSAQARRR
- a CDS encoding class I SAM-dependent rRNA methyltransferase — its product is MSTLTELLRRADAARAELTERLAAEDTNCYRLFHGSVEGAPGLTIDRYGEQILAQSFHQSLSDAELEEIRAHYRETLPELALVYNDRSEANSRVRNALPLAEQAVAEQDVAIRENGVAFHYQARHKGQDPWLFLDLRAARRRVMQLAEGKSVLNLFSYTCGVGVAAAKAGANFVLNVDFSESSLSVGRANAKLNLLATRPRCLHSDVFAAVRQLSGIGQPDRVRGKRMPPFPKLEARQFDLVFLDPPRYSKSPFGVVDLVNDYQALFKPALLATAPGGMLVCCNNVAEVDGDAWLESLKRSAAKAGREVREAEWIAPDEDFPSQDGKHPLKVVLLSV